CTTCCGCTCCGTGATGTCCGTATGGGTTCCGAACATCATCGATGGCTTGCCTTCGGCGGTACGCGTAACGACTCGCCCACGATCCTGAATCCAGACGCAGTGACCTTGCTTGTGCTTCATCCGGTATTCACAATCGTAGTCGGAACGCTCAGCTGCGAAGTGCTGCTCCAGTATCTCGCGGCATCGCGGCACATCATCGGGGTGCACCAATTTCTCCCATGTCGTGATGTCCGTAGGAGACAATTCGTCAAGGCGATAGCCCAGAAGCTCCGCCCAGATCTCGTTGAAGACGGTCTTGCCGCTTTGGACGTTCCATTCCCAGGTGCCGGCGTGGGTGCCTTCGATGATGTTCGCCAATCGGCAACGCTCGTCCTTAAGCGCGTCTTCGGCCCGCTTGCGATCGGTGATGTCGCGCAGAATTCCGACCGCATGCCAGCTACCTTTGATCTGAATCGATGAAAGCGACAGCTCCACCGGGAATTCCTTGCCGTTCTTGCGCAGCGCGCTAAGTTCGACGACCTTGCCCACCGCACCGCCGGTGCCGCTTCGACCGAACTCGGCGAATCCCCTGTGGTGCGCCTCGTGAAAGCGCGGCGGTGCCAGCAACTTGTGCAGATTCTGCCCCATTGCCTCGGCGCTCGAATACGCGAAGGTCTGCTCGGCGGCAGCGTTCCACATCGAGATGTTCCCCTCCGGGTCAAGCATGACGATCGCATCCTGGGCGGCGCCGACCACCTTGTCGAGCCGTGCCTGGCTCTCGGACAAGCTGTGGATGGCTTCTATACGACCGATGGTACTGCCGATGATCTCGGCAAGCACCTGAAGCATAGCGACCTGCTCCTCCGGCCAGAGATGGGGGGCGCCGACGGCATCGAAGCCGAAAAATGCGATCAACCTCTTTTGGTCATCGCAGATCGGCAGGCAGATCAAGGACTGAATGCCCTGGGACTGGAACTCCTCCTTCTCCGTCGCTGCTTCCGCGGGCAGCGCATCCACGTCGGGAATCTGCACGGGATGCCGCTCGAGCATCCGGGCCTTCCACCAGGCCATGCTGTCCGAGGGAAACTTCTGGATGCGGTCCTTCTGTGCCGTGATTCCCTCCGCGCACCACTCGTGCGTGTTGTCCATAGTGGTCAGGTCTTCGGAGAAGCGGAAGAGATAGCTGCGGTCCACCCCGAACAACTGACCGAGTGACGCCAACGCCTGGTCAACTGCCTCGTCGAAACTCCTGTTGTCGCCCATCTGTACAAAGCACGCCGACGCTTTGGCAACCAGATCGCGAAAATGATTGTCGAAGTGTGCCCTCTCCTCGGCCTTCTTACGGTCGGTGATGTCCTGCAATCTCTCGACGAGCAGAACAACGTTTCCGTCGCTATCGAGAATGGGAATGCTCGTCACGTCGATCCATCGATCCAGTTCGGGCACATGCCTTTCGATTGACGTAACCTGTCTGGTTTCGAGCGCCTGTGCCGAAGCGCATCGAAGGCACGGGCTGGTACGGCCGATCAACTCGAAGCATTTCCGTCCGATGATCTGCTCCTCGGACAGGCCGAGCGACT
The Anaerobaca lacustris genome window above contains:
- a CDS encoding PAS domain S-box protein, whose product is MSEEQIIGRKCFELIGRTSPCLRCASAQALETRQVTSIERHVPELDRWIDVTSIPILDSDGNVVLLVERLQDITDRKKAEERAHFDNHFRDLVAKASACFVQMGDNRSFDEAVDQALASLGQLFGVDRSYLFRFSEDLTTMDNTHEWCAEGITAQKDRIQKFPSDSMAWWKARMLERHPVQIPDVDALPAEAATEKEEFQSQGIQSLICLPICDDQKRLIAFFGFDAVGAPHLWPEEQVAMLQVLAEIIGSTIGRIEAIHSLSESQARLDKVVGAAQDAIVMLDPEGNISMWNAAAEQTFAYSSAEAMGQNLHKLLAPPRFHEAHHRGFAEFGRSGTGGAVGKVVELSALRKNGKEFPVELSLSSIQIKGSWHAVGILRDITDRKRAEDALKDERCRLANIIEGTHAGTWEWNVQSGKTVFNEIWAELLGYRLDELSPTDITTWEKLVHPDDVPRCREILEQHFAAERSDYDCEYRMKHKQGHCVWIQDRGRVVTRTAEGKPSMMFGTHTDITERK